One genomic segment of Candidatus Saccharimonas sp. includes these proteins:
- a CDS encoding PrgI family protein: MSVYKVPQDVEADDKLLGPFNFRQFIYLIIVAGCIALEIFLWGIFPGLIILPLPIIIFFGALALPLRKDQPMETYLAAVVSFYLKPNKRFWQPDGVEHLIQISAPVNREEHLTKELSQNEASRRLSYLADIVDTEGWAIKHSIAPINTTVREEYSNEARAAEDMFDNSRVSSNVDNLLNQHDQRRKQQIMQNLDMARNLAQFTNENSENIQDKTYYFDPKNRYEGSDNIKFEDVQVLEPAEVKPTAFSQNQQNQYQMNFNHNQPQMQNGAFSNLQNWNQSQAQNYNNFQQNKNWQNQPQQNFDENIHLNYNPYPDSMNQTVISPNWQDQPQQFTQPSPQPLSNFTPPAPQPAQQSESQNHFENPPDDFNQDLEGINNSFERIRQNNETIEREKRDPKVRISTNPENNPFLNRRNFTERESVNKISAEMKRLVSEGKDLSVETLARQANKLADKEKKTQENSNEVDLGEKEVVISLR; this comes from the coding sequence ATGAGCGTTTATAAAGTTCCTCAAGACGTTGAGGCTGATGACAAATTGCTTGGGCCGTTTAACTTTCGGCAATTCATTTACCTGATTATTGTGGCAGGCTGTATTGCGCTGGAGATTTTTCTTTGGGGAATTTTCCCGGGGTTAATTATTTTACCACTACCTATTATTATCTTTTTCGGTGCGCTCGCTTTACCGCTTAGAAAAGACCAACCAATGGAAACTTATCTTGCAGCGGTTGTTTCATTTTATTTAAAACCAAACAAGCGTTTTTGGCAGCCAGATGGCGTGGAACATTTAATTCAAATTTCTGCACCGGTAAATAGAGAAGAACACCTCACAAAAGAACTTTCACAAAATGAAGCCTCACGCAGACTCAGCTACTTGGCGGATATTGTTGATACTGAAGGGTGGGCTATTAAACACTCTATTGCACCGATCAATACAACTGTTCGTGAAGAATATTCGAATGAAGCTCGTGCAGCTGAAGATATGTTTGATAATTCACGAGTTTCTTCAAATGTTGATAATTTATTAAACCAACACGACCAGAGACGAAAACAGCAAATTATGCAAAATCTTGATATGGCACGAAATTTAGCGCAATTTACAAATGAAAATTCGGAAAATATTCAAGACAAAACTTATTATTTCGACCCTAAAAATCGATACGAAGGTTCAGACAACATTAAATTTGAAGATGTTCAAGTTTTAGAACCAGCTGAAGTTAAGCCAACGGCTTTTTCTCAAAATCAGCAAAATCAATACCAAATGAATTTTAACCACAATCAGCCACAAATGCAAAATGGGGCTTTTTCAAATTTGCAAAATTGGAATCAATCGCAAGCGCAAAATTATAATAATTTTCAGCAAAATAAAAATTGGCAAAATCAACCGCAACAAAATTTTGATGAAAATATTCATTTAAATTACAATCCTTACCCAGACTCAATGAATCAAACAGTTATTTCACCAAATTGGCAAGATCAACCACAACAATTTACGCAGCCTTCACCACAGCCACTTTCGAATTTTACACCACCCGCACCACAACCAGCTCAACAATCAGAGTCACAAAACCATTTCGAAAATCCGCCAGATGATTTTAATCAAGATTTAGAAGGAATTAACAACAGTTTTGAACGAATTAGGCAAAATAATGAAACTATTGAACGTGAAAAGCGAGATCCGAAAGTTAGAATTTCTACTAATCCAGAGAATAATCCTTTTTTAAATAGAAGAAACTTCACAGAACGAGAATCTGTAAATAAGATTAGCGCAGAAATGAAAAGGTTAGTTTCAGAAGGAAAAGACCTTTCGGTAGAAACGCTTGCGCGCCAAGCAAATAAACTAGCAGATAAGGAAAAGAAAACCCAAGAAAATTCGAACGAGGTCGACTTGGGTGAAAAAGAAGTAGTAATTTCATTGAGGTAA
- a CDS encoding pilin, whose translation MKKIILAIFITFMPVLYFSNNAYAAGCNDNQTFFGLPAWYRGLTKSGEGGCQIKNIGPSGKGEVTLEQFVWTVVANVIDMAFRIAGVAAIGFIIYAGYQYMIAVGDPGKLAGAKKSLTNAIIGLVIAVLASTIVTFILGILG comes from the coding sequence ATGAAAAAGATTATTCTAGCGATTTTTATAACTTTTATGCCAGTTTTATATTTTTCGAATAATGCTTATGCGGCTGGTTGTAACGATAATCAAACTTTTTTCGGTCTCCCCGCTTGGTATCGTGGATTAACTAAATCTGGCGAAGGAGGATGTCAAATTAAAAATATTGGGCCATCTGGAAAGGGTGAAGTTACTTTAGAACAGTTTGTCTGGACAGTGGTTGCGAATGTTATTGATATGGCCTTTCGAATCGCTGGTGTCGCTGCAATAGGATTTATTATTTATGCAGGTTATCAATATATGATTGCTGTTGGTGATCCAGGAAAACTTGCGGGTGCTAAAAAATCACTAACCAATGCGATAATCGGACTAGTGATTGCGGTTCTTGCTTCAACAATAGTAACGTTTATATTAGGAATTTTAGGATAA
- the recF gene encoding DNA replication and repair protein RecF (All proteins in this family for which functions are known are DNA-binding proteins that assist the filamentation of RecA onto DNA for the initiation of recombination or recombinational repair.): MILKTLRVQNFRTHSDFILEIGEKSTLISGANGSGKTSLLEAIYFALQGTSFRSSDKEILRNDGSSWFRIDLEDSRDSLRTIIFNDAVQKSKKQFLVDGNKKARLSANLRIPVVLFEPDDLQLLSGSPTRRRNFLDYFLSQIFPSFQLALTIYNKALKQRNNLLKRDNVSKDELFPWNLMLAEYGAEIISKRQDFLELLNSKIEEVYFEISGVKDEIEIDYLGEKVSKNEILAILSENIERDKILGYTNFGPHKHDIQFIFNKKPAQNVASRGENRSLVLALKFIETDILADLTSKRPIVLLDDVFSELDDDRQKLLTKHFSKYQTIITSTNEIEVEDCKITSLE, translated from the coding sequence ATGATTTTAAAAACTCTGAGGGTTCAGAATTTTCGAACGCATTCTGATTTTATTTTAGAAATTGGCGAAAAATCAACTCTTATTTCTGGCGCTAATGGTAGCGGAAAAACTTCCCTTCTTGAGGCAATTTATTTTGCACTGCAGGGTACGAGTTTTCGCTCGAGCGATAAAGAAATTTTAAGAAATGATGGATCGAGCTGGTTCCGAATTGATTTAGAAGATTCAAGGGATTCGTTGAGAACGATTATTTTCAATGATGCTGTTCAAAAATCAAAAAAACAGTTCCTTGTCGATGGAAATAAAAAAGCACGTTTGAGTGCTAATTTGCGCATTCCTGTTGTACTTTTCGAACCGGATGACCTGCAACTTTTGAGTGGATCACCAACGCGACGAAGAAATTTTTTAGATTATTTTCTTTCACAAATTTTCCCCAGTTTTCAATTAGCTCTTACAATATATAATAAGGCTTTAAAGCAACGCAATAATCTTTTGAAACGCGATAATGTTTCGAAAGATGAGCTTTTTCCTTGGAACTTGATGTTGGCGGAATATGGCGCAGAAATAATCTCTAAAAGACAAGATTTTTTAGAGCTTTTAAATTCAAAAATTGAGGAAGTTTATTTTGAGATTTCAGGCGTTAAAGATGAAATTGAAATTGATTATTTAGGCGAAAAGGTTTCGAAAAATGAAATTTTAGCTATTTTAAGTGAAAATATTGAACGAGATAAGATTCTGGGTTACACGAATTTTGGCCCGCACAAGCATGATATTCAATTTATTTTTAATAAAAAGCCTGCACAGAATGTGGCGAGTCGGGGTGAAAATAGAAGTTTAGTTTTAGCTCTGAAATTTATTGAGACTGATATTTTGGCTGATTTAACTTCTAAAAGACCGATTGTTCTTTTGGACGATGTTTTTTCTGAGCTTGATGATGATCGACAGAAATTATTAACTAAGCATTTTTCGAAATATCAAACAATTATTACTTCAACAAATGAAATTGAAGTTGAAGATTGTAAAATAACCTCGCTAGAATAG
- a CDS encoding PEGA domain-containing protein: protein MQNIDNSTKVKIYSVLAIFGTISLVIIGWWIWSDIYCGKLLLSIAPESSNITINGKKIQNGTHTITPGKYKVEVSKDGFESASKEFEIKSGQKTNISLALAQNDPNGTWYNEHEKDDIIRSGAGYAKITETMKILTEKHPIVKHLPYTNSTKTSLPTGFSITYNLDAKDKTEVKDISVRIFSKCNSSNYDFYKDLATNWLESKEKNIFKKYKVDFIDPTCSLH from the coding sequence ATGCAAAATATTGATAATTCTACAAAAGTTAAAATTTATTCTGTTTTGGCCATTTTTGGAACAATATCGTTAGTAATTATAGGCTGGTGGATTTGGTCTGATATTTATTGCGGTAAATTATTACTCAGTATTGCGCCAGAAAGTTCAAATATAACAATTAATGGTAAAAAAATCCAAAACGGAACCCATACAATAACGCCAGGCAAATATAAAGTTGAGGTATCAAAGGATGGATTCGAAAGTGCCTCGAAAGAGTTCGAAATTAAATCTGGTCAAAAAACAAATATTTCATTAGCTTTAGCTCAAAATGATCCAAACGGAACCTGGTATAACGAACATGAGAAAGATGATATAATTAGAAGTGGTGCTGGTTATGCAAAAATAACAGAAACAATGAAGATATTGACCGAAAAACACCCTATAGTTAAACATTTACCATACACAAACTCAACAAAAACATCATTACCTACAGGCTTTTCAATAACTTACAATCTGGATGCGAAAGATAAAACAGAAGTCAAAGACATATCGGTTAGAATATTCAGTAAATGTAATAGTTCGAACTATGATTTTTACAAAGATTTAGCAACAAATTGGCTTGAATCTAAAGAAAAGAATATTTTCAAAAAATATAAAGTTGATTTCATAGATCCAACTTGCAGTCTTCATTAA
- the dnaN gene encoding DNA polymerase III subunit beta, protein MELTVKKDDLSKALNNISGIASSKTSLPSSEYILFQTDGSRLLVAATNLEIAISQKISARIEKTGSILMPEKLTKSFIDSLPSNSEVSFKVNGGNISIESGNYKSKINGSLAEEFPEIPTVDEPTARFFIGSDIFKESVSQVDTVSNDTSRPILTGVFLHTFENNIYMAATDGYRLSERKLFETDQEFESLVPSNVLKKVSGVIPEKLDEIEILINDNQIQFMVGEILVVSNLIDGKYVEYRRLIPESTETVLKMKRADFMQTIKVAEVFTRDSGGSITLRANEETSKLSIHTIASEIGESTSETEAEITGSGEVTLNVNYIKQALSAIKSPEVSFGFSGKLAPTVFKSTESDDYIHIVMPLKS, encoded by the coding sequence ATGGAACTGACTGTTAAGAAAGATGATTTATCTAAGGCACTCAATAATATCTCAGGAATTGCAAGTAGTAAAACTAGCTTGCCAAGTTCTGAATATATTCTTTTTCAAACAGACGGTTCAAGACTTCTAGTTGCTGCTACAAATTTAGAAATTGCAATTTCGCAAAAAATTAGCGCAAGAATTGAAAAAACAGGTTCCATTTTAATGCCAGAAAAACTAACAAAAAGTTTTATTGATAGTCTACCTTCAAATAGCGAAGTTTCTTTTAAAGTTAATGGTGGAAATATTTCAATAGAAAGTGGAAATTATAAATCAAAAATTAATGGTAGTTTGGCTGAAGAATTTCCAGAGATACCGACTGTTGATGAACCTACTGCAAGATTTTTTATTGGTTCTGATATTTTTAAAGAGTCGGTTAGTCAAGTTGATACGGTAAGTAATGATACTTCCCGACCAATCTTGACTGGAGTTTTTCTTCATACTTTTGAGAATAATATTTATATGGCGGCGACTGATGGATATCGTTTGAGTGAACGCAAGCTTTTCGAAACAGATCAAGAATTTGAATCGCTTGTCCCAAGTAATGTTCTAAAAAAGGTTTCAGGCGTAATTCCTGAAAAACTTGATGAAATTGAAATTCTGATCAATGACAATCAAATTCAATTTATGGTTGGTGAAATTCTGGTTGTGAGTAATTTAATTGATGGAAAATATGTTGAATATCGGCGATTAATCCCAGAATCGACTGAAACTGTTTTAAAAATGAAACGGGCTGATTTTATGCAAACAATTAAAGTTGCTGAGGTCTTTACGAGAGATTCTGGTGGAAGCATTACTTTACGAGCCAATGAAGAAACTTCGAAATTATCAATTCATACAATTGCGAGTGAAATTGGCGAAAGTACATCTGAAACTGAAGCTGAAATTACTGGTAGTGGTGAAGTTACTTTAAATGTTAATTATATTAAGCAAGCTTTATCAGCAATTAAATCGCCTGAAGTTTCTTTTGGATTTTCTGGTAAACTTGCGCCAACAGTTTTTAAAAGTACCGAAAGTGATGATTATATTCATATCGTGATGCCACTGAAAAGTTAG
- a CDS encoding pilin has product MRKIILIISILFSIILSPIAFAEGGTNGTNGSGGTFNACKHVVSGKTAVCSGDSKNATNIAKNIISILLWVVGIAAVIVIIYAGITFVTAAGNPSKISQAKTMLIYAVVGLAVAILAYAIVNFVINTSSGKGVGGGSS; this is encoded by the coding sequence ATGAGAAAAATAATTTTAATAATTAGTATTTTATTTTCAATAATTCTATCACCTATCGCTTTTGCGGAAGGTGGAACTAACGGGACTAATGGTAGTGGAGGAACATTTAACGCTTGTAAACATGTTGTTTCTGGAAAGACTGCAGTTTGTTCTGGTGATTCGAAAAATGCTACAAATATTGCTAAAAATATAATCTCTATCCTCCTGTGGGTTGTTGGTATAGCGGCGGTTATTGTTATTATTTACGCAGGAATAACATTTGTAACAGCAGCCGGCAATCCTTCGAAAATTTCTCAAGCTAAAACTATGTTAATCTATGCTGTTGTTGGTTTAGCGGTTGCAATTCTTGCTTATGCGATTGTTAATTTCGTTATTAACACTTCAAGTGGAAAAGGGGTTGGCGGAGGATCATCTTGA
- a CDS encoding DUF87 domain-containing protein, which translates to MAKKKDAVDIAAQQRAQEQAEVEQAFLTGINTLRDLIAPSSLEFHSGYFRLGTKYGQTIYVYGYPRQLYTGWASPILNADEVLDVSMFIYPVETEIVMKNLRRKVTQLEADLSINNEKGRTRDPALEAALNDAEELRDQLQLGAEKFFRFGLYLTIYADSLDELNFVRSKVETMLGQQMLFSKVASSQQEQGLKSTVPQLSDQLQIRRNMNTGAISTSFPFTSADLTQENGVLYGVNMHNNGLVIFDRYTLENANMVVFAKSGAGKSFTVKLEALRTMMMGAEVLIIDPENEYQKLSDAVGGSYIRLSLNSDVRINPFDLPHVIDAEEADNALRANIVTLHGLFRLMLGGTSAGQSIGLSPNEEADLDQAIIDTYARAGITSDPLTHNSTPPTIHNLYDTLVHMDGSGPSLAQRLRKYTTGTFAGIFSQQSNIDINNSMVVFNIRDLEDELRPVAMYIVLSHIWNIVRSEQKKRMLIVDEAWQLMKYDDSANFLFSLAKRARKYYLGLTTISQDVEDFMGSKMGRAIVSNSSMQLLLKQSSSAVDVLSDVFKLTEEERKRLSNFPVGQGLFFAGQNHVHIQIIASDTEHQLISTSPNSSKNRQGDNMMTNGYADPNELF; encoded by the coding sequence ATGGCGAAGAAAAAAGATGCGGTTGATATTGCAGCCCAACAGCGAGCACAAGAACAAGCTGAAGTTGAACAAGCGTTTTTAACTGGTATTAACACTTTGCGAGATTTAATCGCACCATCAAGTCTTGAATTTCACTCAGGATATTTTCGACTTGGCACAAAATATGGTCAAACAATTTATGTTTATGGTTATCCACGCCAGCTTTATACTGGATGGGCTTCACCAATCTTAAATGCTGATGAAGTTTTAGATGTTTCAATGTTTATTTATCCTGTTGAAACTGAAATTGTCATGAAAAACCTTCGTCGAAAAGTTACTCAGCTTGAAGCCGATCTTTCGATTAATAATGAAAAAGGTAGAACCCGAGATCCAGCGCTTGAAGCTGCTCTGAATGATGCTGAAGAACTCCGAGATCAATTACAACTTGGTGCTGAAAAATTCTTCCGTTTTGGCTTATATTTAACAATTTACGCCGACAGTCTTGATGAGCTTAATTTCGTTCGAAGCAAAGTTGAAACAATGCTTGGCCAACAAATGCTGTTTTCGAAAGTTGCGTCAAGCCAGCAGGAACAAGGCTTAAAATCTACCGTGCCACAACTCTCTGACCAACTTCAAATTCGTCGAAATATGAACACAGGCGCAATTTCAACTTCATTTCCATTTACTTCCGCCGATTTAACCCAAGAAAATGGTGTTCTTTATGGCGTTAATATGCACAATAATGGGCTCGTAATTTTTGACCGCTATACGCTTGAAAACGCAAATATGGTGGTTTTCGCGAAATCTGGTGCTGGTAAATCTTTCACAGTGAAACTTGAAGCTCTTCGAACAATGATGATGGGTGCAGAGGTATTAATTATTGACCCAGAAAATGAATATCAAAAATTGAGCGATGCTGTTGGCGGAAGTTATATTCGCCTCAGCTTAAACTCGGATGTTAGAATTAATCCTTTCGATTTACCGCACGTTATTGATGCCGAAGAAGCAGATAACGCGCTTCGTGCAAATATCGTAACTCTTCACGGTCTATTCCGTTTAATGCTTGGCGGAACTAGTGCAGGGCAATCAATTGGACTTTCACCAAATGAAGAAGCTGACCTCGATCAAGCAATTATTGACACTTATGCTCGAGCTGGAATCACTTCAGATCCTCTCACGCATAATTCAACACCACCAACAATTCATAATCTTTATGACACCTTGGTTCATATGGATGGTAGTGGCCCAAGCTTAGCGCAACGCCTTCGAAAATACACAACTGGAACTTTCGCAGGAATTTTCTCGCAACAATCAAATATCGATATCAATAACTCGATGGTTGTATTTAATATTCGCGACCTTGAAGATGAACTTCGCCCAGTTGCGATGTATATCGTACTTTCTCACATCTGGAATATTGTGCGTTCTGAACAGAAAAAACGAATGCTTATTGTGGATGAAGCTTGGCAGTTAATGAAATACGACGATTCGGCAAACTTCTTGTTCAGTTTAGCAAAACGCGCTCGAAAATATTATCTTGGCCTTACTACAATTTCGCAGGACGTCGAAGACTTTATGGGTTCGAAAATGGGTCGAGCGATTGTTTCGAACAGCTCAATGCAACTACTTTTAAAACAGTCTTCAAGTGCGGTTGATGTTTTGAGTGATGTCTTTAAATTAACTGAAGAAGAACGAAAGCGCCTTTCGAACTTCCCAGTTGGGCAAGGATTATTCTTTGCAGGCCAAAATCACGTTCATATTCAAATCATCGCCAGCGACACAGAACACCAGCTTATTTCAACCAGCCCAAATAGTTCAAAAAACCGTCAGGGTGATAATATGATGACTAACGGTTACGCCGACCCGAATGAATTATTTTAA
- a CDS encoding M23 family metallopeptidase, with amino-acid sequence MGAARDFERDENLDFSDLSDSNQSALERAKSRWGNAEVIRGNDGYNPSALANAENSSTSTTSNSDISDSETLSKDQKPVQSGGWQNNVSGGGTHKSRNAANSAGGGWKNRAKSFFKNKGAMAATGGLLGGGGAFIFVISTGIASLAPVHIQEIITEKLNSASTSMNNRSVKVMKLKIKGTNCSPAGLVCRMSKVTDRNIKNLEKAGFKVDLDEKESLFGRKKISKLTYIKDGKNIEIKNSSKDIKNILTKNPDVRQAFRRGFSGRFASFLDKSWQKLKGWFNFRKAKKDNKGKTEEEIDEDIKKTANDHSKDGETDSKKLSGDKEDVDDEGKNKAQKGDKGTRKVKEKLKTYKDKLKKGAQSVSEKAAMGLEILEGASSALNGLNAVDKVCGVYALVSMGWSVAKIAKVEVLAQFGLSFLSMASKIKAGEATQQEVTAQGNNLMGIANRKDSQENKNPDSKNSNTSRLKNAFAFFADSTSNNDRIKSATESQGWRAVAYDDRISKLDDSAKDYQVGITGWFASLMNTLTTGMVGWFIRQSCKVAGIATVAVGIAQISLTILKCMGTGFLGCIGEVVKVAAWGVALGLALSVAVEILKDQAMGVVSKYVSEALTSTILNNSTTGENFGNAIMSGSAALMSKNSMAGSGGVLTKSQAVAFRQETDRQIAENAEDIRKTHSPFDPTTRHTFLGSIVSNMMPYVGTLGSIKGLLPSIISGAQRSFASITPGASAANSANFAANMETCEDKSITETGAATDIFCNVYTGIDMSIAETDTEEVVNKLKEWGDIVEKDNSSETNNLLDTFKMSGDLKKYDKYCFNRKSPIGTSEDDDDETRGGICNTEKNPKANWYSLFLTDLRTEMGMNEEFKPDSSGGSRGNNNSSTSKGGIDPELSKLSGEFIWPLKNTKVKNGQIQGVSDGQGFNTPVRQNHPAIDFANEEKGWTHGAQVHAVADGEVVNGGFDVAPYNGCTYGTADMMGGPHAVIIKHKGDLYSFYWHMDSHSVKTGEKVKKGQNIGTIGNYGCSSGSHLHFELSKGSAIPSTSASFYPPDLIKQDT; translated from the coding sequence ATGGGAGCAGCTAGAGATTTCGAAAGAGATGAAAATCTTGATTTTAGCGACTTGAGTGATTCGAATCAATCTGCGCTCGAACGAGCAAAAAGTAGATGGGGAAACGCTGAAGTTATTCGAGGAAATGACGGTTATAATCCGTCTGCTTTGGCGAATGCCGAAAATTCTTCAACTTCTACTACTTCAAATTCCGACATTAGCGACTCAGAAACACTTTCGAAAGATCAAAAACCAGTCCAATCTGGTGGCTGGCAAAACAATGTGAGCGGCGGTGGAACTCATAAATCTCGAAACGCAGCAAACTCAGCAGGAGGCGGTTGGAAAAACCGTGCAAAATCATTCTTCAAAAATAAAGGAGCAATGGCGGCAACTGGCGGCCTTCTTGGTGGTGGTGGTGCATTTATTTTTGTAATTTCAACAGGAATTGCTTCACTTGCACCAGTTCATATTCAAGAAATTATTACCGAAAAACTCAATTCCGCCTCAACAAGTATGAATAATCGCTCTGTTAAAGTGATGAAGCTAAAAATAAAAGGTACTAATTGTAGTCCAGCCGGCTTAGTTTGCCGAATGTCAAAAGTAACAGACCGAAACATCAAAAATCTTGAAAAAGCTGGTTTTAAAGTTGATTTAGATGAGAAGGAAAGCTTATTTGGAAGGAAAAAAATTTCAAAACTAACCTACATTAAAGATGGGAAAAATATTGAAATAAAAAATTCTTCTAAGGATATTAAAAATATTTTAACTAAAAACCCAGATGTGCGGCAAGCTTTTCGCCGTGGTTTTAGCGGTCGTTTTGCATCTTTTCTTGATAAATCTTGGCAAAAGCTCAAGGGTTGGTTTAACTTTCGAAAAGCCAAAAAAGACAATAAAGGTAAAACCGAAGAAGAAATTGATGAGGATATAAAGAAAACAGCAAACGACCATAGTAAAGATGGGGAAACTGATTCTAAAAAATTATCAGGTGACAAAGAAGATGTTGACGATGAAGGTAAAAATAAAGCACAAAAAGGTGATAAAGGAACTAGAAAAGTTAAAGAAAAACTAAAAACATATAAAGATAAGCTCAAGAAAGGTGCACAAAGTGTATCTGAAAAAGCAGCTATGGGGTTGGAAATACTTGAAGGAGCAAGTAGTGCTTTGAATGGTTTAAATGCGGTAGATAAAGTTTGTGGAGTTTATGCATTAGTATCAATGGGTTGGAGCGTTGCTAAAATAGCTAAAGTGGAAGTGTTAGCTCAATTTGGTTTGTCTTTCCTCTCAATGGCATCAAAAATTAAAGCTGGAGAAGCAACCCAGCAAGAAGTTACAGCGCAAGGCAATAATTTAATGGGGATTGCTAATAGAAAAGATTCTCAAGAAAATAAAAATCCTGACAGTAAAAATTCTAATACTTCAAGACTAAAAAATGCTTTTGCTTTTTTTGCAGATTCTACATCAAATAACGATCGTATTAAAAGCGCCACTGAATCACAAGGTTGGCGAGCAGTAGCTTATGATGATCGCATTTCGAAACTAGATGATTCAGCAAAGGACTACCAGGTTGGAATTACTGGATGGTTCGCAAGTTTAATGAATACATTAACTACAGGAATGGTGGGTTGGTTTATACGACAAAGCTGTAAAGTTGCAGGTATAGCTACTGTAGCAGTAGGTATAGCTCAAATATCGCTAACAATACTCAAATGTATGGGTACTGGTTTTCTAGGATGCATCGGTGAAGTTGTAAAAGTGGCAGCATGGGGAGTAGCATTAGGATTGGCTCTTTCTGTTGCCGTTGAAATACTAAAAGATCAAGCCATGGGTGTAGTTTCTAAATATGTAAGTGAAGCTTTAACCAGCACAATCCTAAATAACTCAACAACTGGAGAGAATTTTGGAAACGCTATAATGTCCGGATCTGCAGCATTAATGTCAAAGAATTCAATGGCTGGAAGTGGTGGAGTTTTAACTAAATCTCAAGCAGTTGCATTTCGCCAAGAAACCGACCGCCAAATTGCTGAAAATGCTGAAGATATTCGAAAAACCCACAGTCCATTTGATCCAACTACACGGCATACTTTCTTGGGTTCAATTGTAAGTAATATGATGCCCTATGTTGGGACTTTAGGTTCAATTAAAGGTTTATTACCATCTATAATTAGTGGAGCACAGAGATCATTCGCATCAATTACGCCAGGAGCAAGTGCAGCTAATAGTGCAAATTTTGCGGCCAATATGGAAACTTGTGAAGATAAATCAATCACAGAAACTGGTGCTGCAACCGATATTTTTTGCAATGTTTATACTGGTATTGATATGAGTATCGCTGAAACCGATACTGAAGAAGTTGTTAATAAACTTAAAGAATGGGGTGATATTGTAGAGAAAGATAATAGTAGCGAAACAAATAATCTACTAGATACCTTCAAAATGAGTGGTGACCTGAAAAAATATGATAAATATTGTTTCAACCGAAAATCACCAATTGGAACATCAGAAGATGACGACGATGAAACTCGTGGTGGAATTTGTAATACTGAAAAAAATCCTAAAGCAAACTGGTATTCACTATTTTTAACTGATCTTCGAACAGAGATGGGAATGAATGAAGAATTTAAGCCAGACTCAAGCGGAGGAAGTCGTGGAAATAATAACTCATCCACTTCAAAAGGAGGAATAGATCCAGAACTATCAAAATTAAGTGGTGAATTTATTTGGCCGCTAAAAAACACTAAAGTTAAAAATGGACAGATACAGGGAGTATCAGATGGCCAAGGTTTTAATACACCAGTTCGACAAAACCACCCAGCTATTGATTTCGCCAATGAAGAAAAAGGGTGGACACACGGAGCGCAAGTGCATGCTGTAGCTGATGGTGAGGTTGTTAATGGTGGTTTTGATGTAGCCCCATACAATGGTTGTACATATGGAACAGCTGATATGATGGGCGGCCCACATGCCGTAATTATTAAACATAAAGGAGATTTATATTCTTTCTATTGGCACATGGATTCACACTCGGTTAAAACTGGAGAGAAAGTCAAAAAAGGTCAGAATATTGGCACTATTGGAAACTATGGCTGTTCATCTGGATCACACTTACATTTCGAACTTTCGAAGGGTTCCGCAATACCATCAACATCGGCATCTTTCTATCCACCAGATTTAATTAAACAGGACACATAA